Proteins from one Corynebacterium testudinoris genomic window:
- a CDS encoding ATP-grasp domain-containing protein gives MIFYVLSPRQSVLDAAVSVGANAVVVSDADTVAARQHAHQSIEVADPLDPLEVARALEPLIDQGEDALCVGLGDDSSQVAALVNSALGLTGGKYASFSSLEVMRDKHRLRNVLPAGSGLNGLHWTMTLGDDPAADLRPLFAQVSNGIVVKPHSGSGSRGVHSIASEGELEALRLEPGSYVVEQRFVGPEFSVEGMSWDGQYRPLVVTEKSTGGASGLVETGHRQPAQIDSQARERLCAAAREVLDHAGYRFGPSHIEFILEDGQPRLIEAHGRVGGDRIADLMAWSVGASIFEVLFGSYVHQELPSLHESGGQAAVLFPDLRSWPHGDEQWLRQVREHAGVEEAGILKEDGTRGDINCSADRHAYVIVSGSRIDESIDSLHRHDLIS, from the coding sequence ATGATCTTCTATGTGCTCAGTCCTCGACAGTCCGTTCTTGACGCCGCCGTGTCGGTCGGTGCTAACGCCGTGGTCGTTTCTGATGCTGACACCGTGGCAGCACGCCAGCACGCCCACCAGTCCATCGAAGTCGCTGATCCTCTCGATCCGCTGGAGGTAGCAAGGGCACTCGAACCGCTCATTGACCAGGGTGAAGATGCGTTGTGCGTCGGTCTTGGTGACGATTCTTCTCAGGTCGCTGCCCTGGTGAATAGTGCATTGGGCCTAACTGGTGGGAAGTACGCCTCGTTTTCCAGTTTGGAGGTTATGCGGGATAAGCACCGGCTCAGGAATGTGTTACCGGCTGGCTCGGGCCTGAATGGGTTGCACTGGACCATGACCCTGGGAGACGACCCTGCCGCGGACCTTCGACCATTGTTTGCTCAGGTCTCCAATGGGATCGTCGTGAAGCCTCATTCCGGGTCGGGCAGTCGCGGAGTCCACAGCATCGCCTCGGAAGGTGAGTTGGAGGCACTCCGATTGGAGCCTGGCTCGTATGTGGTTGAGCAAAGGTTTGTTGGCCCGGAGTTTTCCGTGGAGGGCATGTCATGGGATGGGCAGTACCGGCCGTTGGTGGTAACGGAGAAGTCAACGGGTGGGGCCAGTGGTCTGGTGGAGACTGGTCACCGCCAACCGGCGCAGATCGACTCGCAGGCTCGTGAACGTCTTTGTGCTGCGGCCCGGGAGGTTCTTGATCATGCTGGGTATCGTTTCGGGCCGTCTCATATCGAGTTCATCCTGGAGGACGGTCAACCTCGGCTGATTGAGGCTCATGGCCGGGTCGGCGGGGATCGGATTGCTGATCTGATGGCGTGGAGCGTCGGTGCTTCCATTTTCGAGGTGCTCTTCGGCTCCTACGTGCACCAGGAACTTCCGTCGTTGCACGAGTCTGGTGGCCAGGCGGCTGTCCTTTTCCCGGACTTGCGCTCCTGGCCGCACGGAGATGAGCAATGGCTTCGCCAGGTCCGCGAGCATGCTGGTGTGGAGGAGGCGGGAATTTTGAAGGAAGACGGAACCCGTGGGGATATCAATTGCTCTGCGGACAGGCATGCTTATGTGATCGTGTCCGGCAGCAGGATCGATGAGTCGATCGATTCCCTGCACCGCCACGACCTGATCTCCTAG
- a CDS encoding MFS transporter, which translates to MLYAIGAAVASIGSNATALALKTELMRTSSDRRTITMRSIAVNIGALVGPSIGGIVYVTASFSAIVFSVIISYVLLGIGLYFVTFKAPEEQTRAVPEGTSGAREGRGVDKPFLVLLGCTLAYWGIYSQWPLVVPVYAESGFGTPLGSTWVYTGNAILILALQYPLLVSLLKGVRSPFILAGGFLLFTAAFLVLPLPAGPAAVIVFATLFSVAELLISPTLDEVTARLRTDGAGLTRAYGTTAMIGGVSSLVGASVGGILIEQFGSPGAVIWLVLPMTVLGFVCSLILLRGKALA; encoded by the coding sequence TTGCTCTACGCAATCGGTGCGGCCGTTGCGAGTATCGGCAGCAATGCCACCGCGTTAGCACTCAAGACTGAGCTCATGCGGACGTCTTCTGATCGACGGACAATTACGATGCGCTCCATCGCGGTCAACATCGGCGCATTGGTGGGCCCGTCGATTGGCGGAATTGTGTATGTCACCGCCTCATTTTCGGCGATCGTCTTCTCGGTCATTATCTCCTATGTCCTGCTGGGCATAGGCCTATATTTTGTGACGTTTAAGGCCCCGGAGGAACAGACCCGTGCAGTGCCGGAGGGTACCTCCGGGGCGCGGGAGGGACGCGGCGTCGATAAGCCTTTCCTTGTTCTCCTTGGCTGCACCCTGGCGTACTGGGGGATCTATTCGCAGTGGCCGCTGGTCGTCCCCGTCTACGCGGAAAGCGGCTTCGGCACGCCTTTGGGCTCGACCTGGGTCTACACCGGAAACGCCATCCTCATTCTGGCGTTGCAGTACCCGCTGTTGGTCAGCCTGCTGAAAGGTGTGCGCTCTCCTTTCATCCTCGCCGGAGGATTCTTGCTTTTCACTGCGGCGTTCCTCGTCCTGCCCTTGCCTGCTGGGCCTGCGGCCGTGATCGTATTCGCAACGTTGTTTAGCGTCGCGGAGCTTCTCATCAGCCCGACGCTGGACGAAGTAACTGCCAGGCTCCGCACGGACGGTGCTGGGCTTACTCGTGCGTATGGGACGACAGCGATGATTGGTGGTGTTTCATCGCTAGTTGGTGCCAGCGTGGGTGGCATTCTCATCGAGCAGTTCGGCTCACCAGGGGCAGTGATCTGGCTTGTCTTACCCATGACAGTCCTTGGTTTTGTCTGTTCCCTCATCCTCTTGCGCGGAAAGGCGCTCGCATGA
- a CDS encoding IS3 family transposase (programmed frameshift), with the protein MTKPYPKEFRDDVVRVARNREPGVELSQIAKDFGVHFTTLYSWLKKADLEDGEVLGSTQVQSAELRDAKKRIRLLEQENEVLRRAAAYLSQANLPKMMYPLVRELAVDGVPVTVTCRVLNLARQPYYRWLADPITDAELNEAYRANALFDAHRDDPEFGYRYLVDEARDLGQPMAARTAWRICSDNRWWSVFGKKRGKNGKKPGPPVHDDLCAVTDEEGRTRHEFKADGANELWIGDITEHWTNEGKLYLCAFKDVYSNRIVGYSIDSRMKSRLAVAALNNAVARRGDVAGCVVHTDRGSQFRSRKFVRALGIHDMTGSMGRVGACGDNAAMESFFALLQKNVLDRRAWASREELRIAIVTWIERTYHRRRRQDRLGRLTPIEFETIMTTPADQAA; encoded by the exons GTGACCAAGCCCTATCCCAAAGAGTTCCGCGATGACGTTGTCCGTGTCGCACGGAATCGTGAGCCCGGTGTCGAGCTCTCCCAGATCGCCAAGGACTTCGGGGTCCACTTCACTACCCTGTACTCGTGGCTGAAGAAGGCTGACCTCGAGGACGGTGAAGTGTTGGGCTCGACTCAGGTTCAGTCGGCTGAACTGCGCGACGCCAAGAAGAGGATCCGTCTCTTGGAGCAGGAGAACGAGGTCCTCCGCCGTGCCGCGGCGTATCTCTCGCAGGCCAATCTGCCG AAAATGATGTACCCGCTCGTTCGTGAGTTGGCCGTGGACGGTGTCCCCGTCACGGTGACGTGTCGGGTGCTCAATCTTGCTCGCCAGCCCTACTACCGGTGGCTGGCGGACCCGATCACCGATGCAGAGCTGAATGAGGCTTACCGTGCCAATGCCCTGTTCGACGCCCACCGGGATGATCCCGAGTTCGGCTACCGCTATTTGGTGGATGAGGCCCGCGATCTCGGTCAACCGATGGCAGCGCGCACTGCGTGGCGGATCTGCTCAGACAACCGCTGGTGGTCGGTGTTCGGGAAGAAACGCGGCAAGAACGGTAAGAAGCCCGGTCCACCGGTCCACGATGACCTCTGCGCCGTCACCGATGAGGAGGGCAGAACCCGGCACGAGTTCAAGGCCGATGGCGCGAACGAATTGTGGATCGGCGATATCACCGAGCACTGGACCAATGAGGGCAAGCTCTACCTCTGTGCGTTCAAGGATGTCTACTCCAACCGGATCGTGGGGTACTCGATCGATTCGCGGATGAAGTCCCGCCTAGCCGTGGCTGCCCTCAACAACGCGGTCGCCCGCCGCGGCGACGTGGCCGGCTGCGTGGTCCACACCGACCGCGGGTCTCAGTTCCGTAGCCGGAAATTCGTGCGCGCTCTGGGCATTCACGACATGACCGGATCCATGGGCCGCGTCGGTGCGTGCGGGGACAACGCAGCCATGGAGAGCTTCTTCGCACTCCTGCAGAAGAACGTCCTCGACCGCCGCGCATGGGCCAGCCGAGAAGAGCTCCGGATCGCCATCGTTACCTGGATCGAGAGGACCTACCACCGACGCCGCAGACAGGACCGCCTAGGCCGCTTGACCCCGATCGAGTTCGAGACAATCATGACCACACCAGCCGATCAGGCTGCGTGA
- a CDS encoding MFS transporter gives MTNQNSDHSTSSTRLLLIAIVVSGITTFMFYPLITLELLDRGIGAGATGLILGLLSGTGRILSGLIGRVNARLGSRTLAVGGLALRSVGLLVFAFDGTTGSAARSGDSG, from the coding sequence GTGACCAACCAGAATTCCGACCATTCCACATCGTCCACGAGGCTGTTGCTGATAGCGATTGTTGTCAGCGGCATCACGACGTTCATGTTCTACCCGCTGATCACCCTCGAACTGCTCGATCGAGGGATCGGCGCCGGCGCCACCGGCCTTATCCTGGGATTGTTGTCCGGCACGGGCCGGATTTTGTCTGGGCTCATTGGCAGGGTCAATGCCCGCCTGGGATCGCGCACTCTCGCCGTGGGTGGTCTCGCTTTGCGCAGTGTCGGCCTGCTGGTGTTCGCATTCGATGGCACCACCGGGTCTGCTGCACGATCAGGTGACAGTGGTTAG
- a CDS encoding ATP-grasp domain-containing protein: MKILLAVEAMTIGASKLAERADELGYQLRLLAEDPSLYSDLDGVEVVIFPTRDHAAIRSYVDGIRDELGGIFSPTDTWGVIAAELREEFDLPRRHSAAQLRDLRDKQWVRRTLGEVAVDSFPRIIKPRGGTGSTGVTLVHNEDELASALGSVDDASSYVIEPYYRGPHYSAELWSNGTTTVFFGVTNRILTPPPLFLEKVKTFPHEHGTPWEASVEQWAREILSTLDYRVGFAHLEFIETAAGFELVEINARMPGALITPAIEACTNYDPYALIIDDALNRQPELPERREIIGGHSHVSLYASATGRLTSIDGLPDLKNYPGAPGWVPAKSPGDEVPDISSFRARIGNVYATANSPALAQDRAIAASQVITVEIQ, translated from the coding sequence TTGAAGATCCTTCTCGCTGTGGAAGCCATGACCATTGGCGCGAGCAAGCTAGCTGAGCGCGCTGATGAGCTCGGGTATCAATTGAGGCTTCTCGCCGAAGACCCATCCCTGTACTCCGACCTAGACGGCGTCGAGGTCGTCATTTTTCCCACCCGTGATCACGCGGCTATTCGCAGCTACGTCGACGGAATCCGCGACGAGCTCGGTGGCATCTTCAGCCCAACAGACACCTGGGGCGTGATTGCCGCTGAACTACGAGAAGAGTTTGATCTCCCGCGCAGGCACTCGGCCGCCCAGTTGAGGGACCTGCGCGATAAGCAATGGGTCAGGCGCACACTTGGCGAGGTCGCCGTCGATTCCTTCCCGCGGATCATCAAACCACGCGGTGGAACGGGCTCCACAGGAGTGACCCTTGTGCACAACGAAGACGAGCTAGCTAGCGCCCTCGGCTCCGTTGACGATGCATCGTCCTACGTCATCGAGCCTTACTATCGCGGCCCGCACTACTCGGCTGAGCTGTGGTCAAATGGCACTACGACGGTCTTTTTCGGAGTGACCAACCGTATCCTCACGCCACCGCCGCTCTTCCTCGAGAAGGTCAAAACCTTCCCTCATGAGCACGGCACCCCATGGGAAGCATCGGTCGAACAGTGGGCCCGGGAGATTTTATCCACGCTGGATTACCGTGTCGGGTTCGCCCATCTCGAGTTCATCGAAACTGCAGCCGGATTCGAGTTAGTCGAGATCAATGCCCGGATGCCGGGCGCACTCATCACCCCGGCAATCGAGGCGTGTACAAACTACGACCCCTACGCATTGATTATCGACGACGCCCTCAACCGTCAACCTGAGCTCCCCGAACGACGGGAGATCATCGGAGGCCACAGTCACGTCAGCCTCTACGCCAGCGCAACCGGACGCCTCACCAGCATCGACGGGCTTCCAGATCTGAAGAATTATCCGGGCGCTCCGGGCTGGGTGCCCGCGAAATCCCCGGGAGATGAGGTCCCCGATATCTCCTCGTTTAGGGCGCGGATTGGCAACGTCTACGCCACGGCCAATAGTCCGGCATTAGCGCAGGACCGGGCTATCGCGGCGTCACAAGTGATCACAGTGGAGATCCAGTGA
- the polA gene encoding DNA polymerase I, whose protein sequence is MAFRAFYALPAENFSTTGGQHTNAIYGFLSMLANILAEEKPDKVAVAFDVGRKTFRTDMFPEYKAQREASPEEFKGQVGILEDVLGTLGITTLSMENYEADDILATLTTAAKGLDYETLIVTGDRDYLQLVDPKTTVLYPMRGVSTIHTFTPEAVEQKYGLTPEQYPDFAALRGDPSDNLPNIPGVGEKTATKWIQQYGTLDNLLEHADEIKGKAGENFRERIEQVKLNRQLTHMLTDMELPVTPDQLEFRPVDVAAVAEQFDALQFGTNLRERVLAVVRTEGSQIQESVELADVVIDDAELADWLAERGGQGLALFAVGTPNPGQGDVSGFAIVDKQRHAVSVEAVDLSPRDEKALAEWLASDDPKYLHESKAAFHMFAGRGMVLNGVTQDTAIAAYLLRPGQRTYDLKDVYQRHLQRQLAEPDGQLSLMGDTSLVDSAVAVLELSEKLTEQLKEINAFELYFDMELPLARILAEMEAVGIAVDVEILEDQLGSFIDMVAEEETAARELAGDPTLNLSSPKQLQVVLFEKFGLPKTKKTKTGYSTAAKEIEGLAEKHPHPFLDHLLAHREYQKMKTTLEGLIKTVQPDGRIRTTFNQTVASTGRLSSTDPNLQNIPVRTPAGRKIRSAFVVGKDFETLLTADYSQIEMRVMAHLSQDPGLIEAYREGEDLHNFVGSKVFDVPIDEVTPELRRRVKAMSYGLVYGLSAFGLSQQLNIPAGEAKAIMENYFERFGGVQRYLAEVVDKARKDGYTSTLFGRRRYLPELTSDNRVARENAERAALNAPIQGTAADIIKVAMIRVDRSLRAAGVTSRVLLQVHDELVVEIAPGELEQVREIVEREMDQAITLRVPLEVSAGHGANWDEAAH, encoded by the coding sequence ATGGCCTTCCGTGCCTTCTATGCCTTGCCGGCGGAGAATTTTTCCACGACGGGGGGTCAGCACACCAACGCGATCTATGGGTTCTTGTCCATGTTGGCCAATATTTTGGCGGAGGAGAAGCCGGACAAGGTTGCGGTGGCGTTTGATGTGGGGCGGAAGACGTTCCGCACGGATATGTTCCCGGAGTATAAGGCGCAGCGGGAGGCGTCGCCGGAGGAGTTCAAGGGGCAGGTCGGGATCCTGGAGGACGTGCTGGGGACTTTGGGTATCACGACGCTGAGTATGGAAAATTATGAGGCGGATGACATCCTCGCCACGTTGACTACGGCGGCGAAGGGGCTTGATTATGAGACGCTCATCGTCACCGGCGATCGTGATTATCTGCAGCTAGTGGATCCGAAGACGACGGTGTTGTATCCGATGCGCGGGGTGTCCACGATCCATACGTTTACTCCGGAGGCGGTGGAGCAGAAGTACGGGCTGACTCCGGAGCAGTATCCAGATTTCGCGGCGTTGCGGGGGGACCCGTCGGATAACCTGCCGAACATTCCTGGGGTGGGGGAGAAGACGGCGACGAAGTGGATCCAGCAGTACGGGACGTTGGACAATCTGCTGGAGCACGCCGATGAGATTAAGGGTAAGGCGGGGGAGAATTTCCGGGAGCGGATTGAGCAGGTGAAGCTCAATAGGCAGCTCACGCACATGCTGACGGATATGGAGCTGCCGGTCACCCCGGATCAGTTGGAGTTTCGGCCGGTGGATGTTGCGGCGGTGGCTGAGCAGTTTGATGCTCTGCAGTTTGGTACGAATCTCCGCGAGCGGGTGCTGGCGGTCGTCCGCACGGAGGGTTCCCAAATCCAGGAGTCGGTGGAGCTTGCCGACGTCGTCATCGACGACGCCGAGCTCGCCGACTGGTTGGCGGAGCGCGGCGGGCAGGGCTTGGCGTTGTTTGCGGTGGGGACGCCTAACCCGGGGCAGGGTGATGTGTCGGGTTTCGCGATCGTCGATAAGCAACGGCACGCGGTGAGTGTGGAGGCTGTCGACCTGTCTCCTCGCGATGAGAAGGCGTTGGCGGAGTGGTTGGCTTCGGATGATCCGAAGTATCTGCACGAGTCGAAGGCGGCGTTTCATATGTTTGCTGGCCGCGGCATGGTGCTCAATGGGGTGACGCAGGATACGGCGATCGCGGCGTATTTGCTGCGGCCCGGGCAGCGGACCTATGACCTCAAGGATGTTTATCAGCGGCATTTGCAGCGTCAGCTCGCGGAGCCGGATGGGCAGTTGTCCCTGATGGGGGATACCTCGCTGGTGGATTCTGCTGTCGCCGTGTTGGAGTTGAGTGAGAAGCTCACTGAGCAGCTCAAGGAGATCAACGCGTTCGAGTTGTATTTCGATATGGAGCTTCCCCTGGCCCGCATCCTCGCCGAGATGGAGGCCGTGGGTATCGCGGTTGATGTGGAGATTTTGGAGGATCAGCTGGGCTCGTTCATCGACATGGTGGCGGAGGAGGAGACCGCGGCTCGGGAATTGGCCGGGGATCCGACCTTGAATCTTTCGAGCCCGAAGCAGCTGCAAGTGGTGCTGTTTGAGAAGTTTGGCCTGCCCAAGACCAAGAAGACCAAGACGGGTTACTCCACCGCGGCGAAGGAGATTGAAGGCCTGGCGGAGAAGCATCCGCACCCGTTCCTCGATCACCTGCTCGCGCACCGTGAGTATCAGAAGATGAAGACCACGCTCGAAGGGCTGATCAAGACGGTTCAGCCGGATGGGCGGATTCGCACGACCTTCAACCAGACCGTGGCCTCGACGGGTCGGCTGAGCTCGACTGATCCGAACCTGCAGAACATTCCCGTCCGCACCCCGGCGGGGCGCAAGATTCGTTCGGCGTTCGTGGTGGGCAAGGATTTTGAGACGCTCCTGACCGCGGACTATTCGCAGATTGAGATGCGCGTCATGGCGCACCTGTCGCAGGACCCGGGGCTCATTGAGGCCTATCGCGAGGGCGAGGACCTGCACAACTTCGTCGGTTCCAAGGTCTTCGACGTCCCCATTGATGAGGTCACACCTGAGCTGCGCCGTCGGGTCAAGGCGATGTCCTATGGCCTGGTGTACGGCTTGTCTGCTTTTGGGCTTTCCCAGCAGCTCAATATCCCGGCGGGTGAGGCGAAGGCGATCATGGAGAACTACTTCGAGCGTTTCGGTGGCGTCCAGCGCTACCTCGCCGAGGTGGTGGACAAGGCCCGCAAGGATGGCTATACCTCGACGTTGTTTGGGCGGCGTCGGTACCTGCCGGAGCTGACGTCGGATAACCGCGTGGCCCGGGAGAATGCGGAGCGTGCGGCCCTGAACGCGCCGATTCAGGGGACTGCGGCGGACATCATCAAGGTCGCGATGATCCGGGTCGATCGTTCGCTCCGCGCGGCGGGGGTCACCTCCCGCGTGCTCCTCCAGGTCCACGATGAGCTGGTCGTGGAAATCGCTCCGGGGGAGCTGGAGCAGGTGCGGGAAATCGTCGAGCGGGAAATGGATCAGGCGATCACTCTGCGCGTTCCCCTAGAGGTCTCTGCAGGTCATGGTGCTAATTGGGACGAGGCTGCTCACTAG
- a CDS encoding HAD-IA family hydrolase, which translates to MKYEAILFDIDGTLVDSTPAVEKVWNSWAASAGLDADAILAVSHGRRTRDTLAEFIPEEDIAQAMADMRVIELAELHSVTALPGVRDILSALPTDRWAAVTSGDRELMVARLEASEVPVPHVLVDADDVAAGKPDPEGYLFAAAQLGVDPTRCLVVEDAPAGLQAGRAAGGGVLAVATSHPARELEGLGDTVVDTLADVEFIVDDDGITVVTSEQPRPN; encoded by the coding sequence ATGAAGTATGAGGCGATCCTTTTTGATATCGACGGCACCCTCGTCGACTCCACCCCGGCGGTAGAAAAGGTCTGGAACAGTTGGGCCGCCAGCGCAGGCCTTGATGCCGACGCCATCTTGGCAGTCAGCCATGGCCGCCGCACCCGGGACACCCTTGCCGAGTTCATCCCGGAGGAAGACATCGCCCAAGCGATGGCGGACATGCGGGTCATCGAACTCGCCGAACTTCATTCGGTGACGGCACTGCCGGGGGTACGGGACATCCTCAGCGCGTTGCCCACGGACCGCTGGGCGGCGGTGACCTCCGGTGATCGGGAGCTCATGGTCGCCCGATTGGAAGCATCGGAGGTGCCGGTACCCCACGTCCTCGTCGATGCCGATGACGTCGCTGCCGGCAAGCCAGACCCGGAGGGCTACCTGTTCGCCGCCGCTCAGCTCGGCGTCGACCCGACTCGGTGCCTCGTGGTTGAGGATGCCCCGGCGGGCCTGCAGGCTGGCCGCGCCGCCGGAGGCGGCGTGCTCGCCGTAGCTACATCGCACCCGGCGAGGGAGCTGGAGGGGTTGGGTGACACGGTCGTCGATACGCTGGCGGACGTAGAGTTCATCGTCGACGACGACGGCATCACCGTGGTAACTAGTGAGCAGCCTCGTCCCAATTAG
- a CDS encoding SRPBCC family protein, with the protein MNLSPDITPEGAGSIVNNSIRFDRSLAGSVEEIFEAVYAIMVSPDGTVDFHYGDDGNATGEVLTKDVPHTLVHTWSGPGLPVSTVTWKCGEGSIRLLHEGVVGDEAVEYAVCWHLTLDRLSGDTSDVDKLYQYYGHVA; encoded by the coding sequence ATGAATCTAAGCCCTGACATCACCCCGGAGGGTGCTGGCTCCATCGTCAACAATTCCATTCGCTTCGATCGCTCCCTCGCGGGCTCCGTGGAGGAGATCTTCGAGGCGGTCTACGCGATCATGGTCTCGCCGGACGGCACGGTTGATTTCCACTATGGGGATGACGGCAATGCCACCGGCGAAGTCCTGACCAAGGATGTACCTCACACCCTCGTCCACACCTGGAGTGGCCCGGGCCTGCCGGTATCCACGGTGACGTGGAAATGCGGCGAGGGCAGCATCCGGCTGCTGCATGAGGGTGTGGTCGGCGACGAAGCAGTGGAATATGCCGTGTGTTGGCACCTGACCCTCGACCGCCTGAGCGGCGATACCTCGGACGTGGACAAGCTGTATCAGTACTACGGGCACGTCGCATGA
- a CDS encoding class I SAM-dependent methyltransferase codes for MTTSDTSATANRAWWDGDADRYHADHPSYLDGFHWSPEMLAESSARLLGDVRALKVLEIGCGSAPCSTWLAHDGVGFVTGFDLSREMLRHAQPGVPLVQADAQALPYRDASFDVAFSAFGAFPFVADIDQVLIDVARVLRPGGRLVFSVNHPMRWIFPDDPGPDGLVAGISYFEREYLETDDNGTVTYAEYHRTMGDWVRTLNAAGFHLDDIVEPEWPDDLDQTWGQWSPLRGRIFPGTAIFVAHLGIVEP; via the coding sequence TTGACCACTTCAGACACTTCCGCCACGGCCAACCGCGCGTGGTGGGACGGCGATGCTGACCGCTATCACGCCGATCACCCATCGTATCTGGACGGTTTTCATTGGTCCCCGGAAATGCTCGCGGAATCCTCCGCCCGGCTGCTTGGCGACGTCCGCGCACTCAAGGTCCTAGAAATCGGGTGCGGGTCCGCACCGTGTTCCACCTGGTTGGCACATGATGGCGTCGGCTTTGTCACCGGTTTCGACCTCTCCCGCGAGATGCTTCGCCACGCGCAGCCAGGTGTCCCCTTGGTCCAGGCTGATGCTCAGGCCCTCCCCTATCGCGACGCTTCCTTTGACGTCGCCTTCTCCGCCTTTGGTGCTTTCCCCTTCGTCGCCGACATTGATCAAGTGCTTATCGACGTCGCGCGGGTCCTCCGCCCCGGCGGGCGCCTCGTGTTCTCGGTCAACCACCCCATGCGGTGGATCTTCCCCGACGATCCGGGGCCAGACGGCCTCGTCGCGGGCATCTCCTACTTCGAGCGCGAGTACTTAGAAACCGACGACAACGGCACGGTGACCTACGCCGAATACCACCGCACGATGGGTGACTGGGTCCGCACCCTCAACGCCGCCGGCTTCCACCTCGACGACATTGTGGAACCGGAATGGCCGGACGACCTTGACCAGACGTGGGGTCAGTGGTCGCCACTGCGGGGCCGGATCTTTCCTGGCACGGCTATCTTCGTCGCCCATCTGGGTATCGTGGAGCCATGA
- the rpsA gene encoding 30S ribosomal protein S1, producing MPNTNTPQVAINDIGTAEDFLAAVDATIKYFNDGDIVEGTVVKVDRDEVLLDIGYKTEGVIPSRELSIKHDVDPDEVVQVGDQIDALVLTKEDKEGRLILSKKRAQYERAWGAIEKLQENEEPVTGTVIEVVKGGLILDIGLRGFLPASLVEMRRVRDLDPYIGQELEAKIIELDKHRNNVVLSRRAWLEQTQSEVRSEFLHQLQKGQVRKGVVSSIVNFGAFVDLGGVDGLVHVSELSWKHIDHPSEVVTVGDEVTVEVLDVDLDRERVSLSLKATQEDPWRVFARTHAVGQIVPGKVTKLVPFGAFVRVEEGIEGLVHISELAQRHVEVPDQVVTVGEEAMVKVIDIDLERRRISLSLKQADEDYSEEFDPSKYGMADSYDEQGNYIFPEGFDPETNEWLEGFEEQRQAWEARYAESERRFQLHTAQIERSRVAAAEAAEQSATNYSSETEDADAPASEDIAQVETTGGSLASDEQLAALREKLAGN from the coding sequence ATGCCCAACACCAACACCCCTCAGGTTGCCATCAATGACATTGGCACCGCTGAGGATTTCCTCGCAGCAGTCGACGCCACGATCAAGTACTTCAACGATGGTGACATCGTCGAAGGCACCGTCGTCAAGGTTGACCGCGATGAGGTCCTGCTCGACATCGGATACAAGACCGAGGGCGTTATCCCGTCCCGCGAGCTGTCCATCAAGCACGATGTTGACCCGGACGAGGTCGTCCAGGTCGGCGATCAGATCGACGCACTGGTCCTCACCAAGGAGGACAAGGAGGGCCGTCTGATCCTCTCCAAGAAGCGGGCTCAGTACGAGCGCGCCTGGGGTGCCATCGAGAAGCTGCAGGAGAACGAGGAGCCGGTCACCGGTACCGTCATCGAGGTCGTCAAGGGCGGCCTCATCCTGGACATCGGCCTGCGTGGCTTCCTGCCCGCCTCCCTCGTGGAGATGCGTCGTGTCCGCGACCTGGATCCGTACATCGGCCAGGAGCTTGAGGCCAAGATCATCGAGCTGGACAAGCACCGCAACAACGTGGTCCTATCCCGCCGTGCATGGCTCGAGCAGACCCAGTCTGAGGTCCGCTCTGAGTTCCTGCACCAGCTGCAGAAGGGCCAGGTCCGCAAGGGCGTCGTGTCCTCCATCGTCAACTTCGGTGCCTTCGTCGATCTCGGCGGAGTCGACGGCCTGGTTCACGTCTCCGAGCTGTCCTGGAAGCACATCGATCACCCGTCTGAGGTTGTCACCGTCGGCGATGAGGTCACCGTTGAGGTGCTCGACGTCGATCTCGACCGCGAGCGCGTGTCCCTGTCGCTGAAGGCCACCCAGGAAGATCCGTGGCGCGTGTTCGCACGCACCCACGCTGTCGGCCAGATCGTCCCCGGCAAGGTCACCAAGCTCGTTCCCTTCGGTGCCTTCGTGCGCGTCGAAGAGGGCATCGAGGGCCTCGTCCACATCTCCGAGCTGGCTCAGCGCCACGTGGAGGTCCCGGATCAGGTTGTCACCGTCGGCGAAGAGGCCATGGTCAAGGTCATCGACATCGACCTCGAGCGTCGCCGTATTTCCCTCTCCCTCAAGCAGGCAGATGAGGATTACTCGGAGGAGTTCGACCCGTCCAAGTACGGTATGGCCGACTCTTACGACGAGCAGGGCAACTACATCTTCCCCGAGGGCTTCGATCCCGAGACCAACGAGTGGCTCGAGGGCTTCGAGGAGCAGCGTCAGGCATGGGAGGCTCGCTACGCTGAGTCCGAGCGTCGCTTCCAGCTGCACACCGCTCAGATCGAGCGTTCCCGTGTTGCTGCCGCCGAGGCTGCTGAGCAGTCTGCCACCAACTACTCCTCTGAGACCGAGGATGCTGACGCTCCGGCATCCGAGGACATCGCTCAGGTGGAGACCACCGGTGGTTCCCTCGCTTCCGATGAGCAGCTCGCTGCTCTCCGCGAGAAGCTCGCTGGCAACTAA